A single genomic interval of Halomonas sp. GT harbors:
- a CDS encoding heavy metal sensor histidine kinase — MPALNSLATRLSLLFALVSTLLLGSIGTYLYHSLTREIAWRDDQMLHGRLERMEALLDDSESIAMLHQRPQLYANMLGNRDSLLWVLDSEGKVLIEVNPSNVPVPTLPMTPSVRFSDMPESIQARLAWHTLEQNGQPLTLVAGKLLNERNQMLAAYRLKLWVALVTGAFLAFLLGWGVSRQGLQPLRRLAEQTNRIDIRQLDRRLNVTGETEEINRLSQGLNRMLGRLEEGFSQLSRHSADMAHELRTPLTNLLGQTQHTLRRERSNLEYRQVLESNIEEYERLSRMIDSLLFLARTESPSSDISKERVDISELVTQLCDYFEGMAEDDNRTLINHTSGSVLANCDLLRTALANLIANALRHGRSGTPIRIYTKNVENQIELHIHNHGPVISPDDLSRVFERFYRCDPARSGVAGSGGLGLAIVRSIAQWHKGDVRVESDVEKGTTFTLLLSINDTH, encoded by the coding sequence CCCTTGTCAGCACACTACTGCTGGGAAGTATCGGCACCTATCTCTACCATTCGTTAACCCGTGAAATAGCATGGCGTGATGACCAAATGCTGCATGGACGCCTGGAGCGTATGGAGGCGCTGCTTGACGATAGCGAAAGTATCGCGATGCTTCACCAGCGCCCTCAGCTCTATGCCAACATGCTAGGCAATCGCGACAGCCTGCTGTGGGTACTTGATAGCGAAGGAAAGGTGCTCATTGAGGTTAATCCCAGCAATGTGCCCGTGCCGACACTGCCAATGACGCCATCCGTTCGCTTTAGTGATATGCCTGAATCAATCCAGGCGAGACTGGCATGGCACACTCTTGAACAAAATGGCCAGCCATTAACCCTGGTCGCAGGCAAGCTGTTAAATGAGCGAAATCAGATGCTCGCTGCCTATCGGCTCAAACTATGGGTGGCATTAGTGACTGGCGCATTCCTGGCTTTTTTGCTTGGCTGGGGGGTCAGCCGACAGGGACTTCAACCGCTGCGCCGTCTGGCAGAACAGACCAATCGCATTGACATCCGCCAATTGGATCGACGCTTGAACGTGACTGGGGAAACGGAAGAGATCAACCGTCTTAGCCAAGGCCTGAACCGTATGCTGGGTCGATTAGAAGAAGGCTTCTCACAACTCTCTCGCCACTCAGCCGATATGGCTCATGAGTTGCGCACCCCCTTAACCAATTTATTAGGGCAAACACAACATACGTTGCGCCGGGAAAGAAGTAATTTGGAATATCGCCAGGTACTTGAATCGAATATCGAAGAGTATGAGCGCTTATCAAGAATGATCGACAGCCTGCTATTCCTAGCCCGTACTGAAAGCCCATCAAGTGATATTTCCAAGGAGCGCGTCGATATCAGTGAGCTAGTCACCCAGCTATGTGATTACTTCGAGGGCATGGCGGAAGACGACAACCGCACGTTGATAAATCACACTAGTGGTAGCGTACTTGCCAACTGCGATCTATTGCGCACGGCATTAGCCAATCTAATCGCTAATGCCCTACGCCATGGACGTTCAGGAACACCTATCCGTATTTATACCAAAAACGTTGAAAACCAAATTGAGTTACACATTCATAATCATGGGCCTGTCATCTCACCAGACGATCTGTCAAGAGTGTTTGAACGGTTCTATCGCTGCGATCCAGCACGAAGCGGAGTGGCAGGCTCAGGCGGCTTAGGACTAGCCATTGTTCGCTCAATTGCTCAGTGGCATAAAGGTGACGTGCGGGTCGAAAGCGATGTCGAAAAAGGCACTACCTTTACGCTCTTACTCAGCATTAACGACACGCACTGA
- a CDS encoding linear amide C-N hydrolase has protein sequence MMLRLSKPRLAPLCIAVASIAIAPTVSACTSLLYSDANDHYYAGRTMELPMELPYKVSYFPEGTTFGSQADKHHALDFTGQNAFVAISVPDPVSGDVKVAEGLNDKGLTFSVLAFASTEGPVDMVDNTQAVLAAIDLGAWTLSQFDTVDEVKQALEEQPVLVTSLLPHGLLKTPFHYTLHDATGNSIVIEFANGEQNIIDNPLGVMTNGPEFSWHMTNLNNYTFLSNIDQSKLELNGVTLTQPDSGIATAGLPASNTSVGRFVRAVYYSQFSEKAEDADNAITTLAHVMNNFDRPRGITIDNRFHDSIENIAAPGVNNNRIYTSEYTSWTSLIDLQQRHFHIRSYDSLNYIHFDLDELTDIDEIRHVELKDVVHGPQDATASLRQ, from the coding sequence ATGATGCTACGTCTTTCTAAACCTCGTTTAGCGCCGCTATGTATCGCCGTTGCCAGTATCGCCATAGCACCCACCGTATCTGCTTGCACTTCCCTTCTCTATAGCGACGCAAATGATCACTACTATGCGGGCCGCACCATGGAATTGCCCATGGAATTACCTTACAAGGTATCTTACTTTCCTGAAGGCACTACCTTTGGTTCGCAAGCTGACAAACATCATGCACTGGACTTTACTGGTCAAAACGCATTTGTAGCGATTAGCGTACCTGACCCAGTTTCAGGAGACGTAAAAGTAGCAGAAGGACTTAATGACAAAGGCCTAACATTTAGCGTGCTGGCATTCGCGAGTACAGAAGGTCCCGTAGATATGGTCGACAACACACAAGCAGTGCTAGCCGCTATCGACTTAGGTGCCTGGACGCTTTCTCAGTTTGATACAGTTGACGAAGTCAAACAGGCATTAGAAGAACAGCCTGTATTAGTCACTTCATTACTACCCCATGGGTTACTAAAAACACCGTTCCATTACACCCTGCACGACGCTACGGGTAATTCAATTGTGATCGAGTTTGCTAACGGTGAACAAAATATTATTGATAACCCGCTAGGTGTTATGACGAATGGGCCAGAATTTTCCTGGCATATGACTAACCTGAACAACTACACATTTTTAAGCAACATTGATCAATCAAAATTGGAGCTTAATGGGGTCACACTCACCCAACCTGATTCAGGCATCGCCACTGCTGGGCTCCCCGCTTCAAACACATCAGTTGGCCGCTTTGTACGCGCCGTTTACTATTCTCAGTTTTCCGAAAAAGCGGAAGATGCTGATAATGCAATCACCACGCTGGCGCATGTAATGAATAATTTTGACCGTCCGCGCGGCATTACTATCGACAACCGTTTCCATGATTCTATTGAAAACATTGCGGCCCCAGGCGTTAACAATAATCGCATCTACACGTCTGAGTACACCTCCTGGACGTCATTGATTGACCTCCAGCAACGGCACTTCCACATACGCTCTTACGACAGCCTTAACTATATTCATTTCGATTTAGATGAGCTAACTGATATTGATGAAATACGGCACGTCGAACTTAAAGATGTTGTTCATGGCCCACAAGATGCCACCGCATCCTTACGTCAATAA
- a CDS encoding alpha/beta fold hydrolase has product MLTKERVIARNNVTVVGSGNKILMLAHGFGCDQHMWQYLIPQLEEHYTLVLFDYVGSGQSTISAFSESRYNTLEGYAQDITDICDALNLSEVHFVGHSVSCNIGLLAAIASPERFASHIMICPSPCFLNMPPNYYGGFERGDLEELIGLMDRNYIGWANYLAPLIIGSGTSQALIGELSSSFCSTDPLVAKTFARATFFSDYRHLLPQAKQPALVLQSEVDSLASPEVGRYIHTQMPHSTLRVMASEGHCIHMTHPELVAREINAWLEGRR; this is encoded by the coding sequence GTGTTGACGAAAGAGCGAGTCATAGCTCGTAATAATGTAACCGTTGTTGGATCAGGCAATAAAATCCTGATGCTCGCTCACGGTTTTGGCTGTGACCAACATATGTGGCAGTACCTTATCCCCCAGCTTGAAGAGCACTACACGCTGGTCTTGTTTGACTATGTAGGATCAGGTCAATCAACAATTTCTGCCTTCAGCGAGTCACGCTATAATACGCTGGAAGGTTATGCTCAGGATATTACCGATATTTGCGATGCTCTCAATTTGAGCGAGGTGCATTTTGTTGGGCATTCTGTTAGTTGCAATATTGGCCTCTTAGCGGCTATTGCCAGCCCCGAGCGATTCGCTAGTCATATTATGATTTGTCCCTCGCCTTGTTTTCTCAATATGCCACCCAACTATTACGGTGGCTTTGAGCGTGGTGATCTGGAAGAACTAATTGGCTTAATGGATCGAAATTATATCGGATGGGCTAATTATCTGGCACCACTGATTATAGGGTCTGGGACGTCTCAGGCGTTAATTGGAGAGCTCTCCAGCAGTTTCTGTTCAACCGATCCGTTAGTGGCGAAAACCTTTGCGCGAGCTACTTTCTTTTCGGATTACCGACATTTACTACCTCAAGCGAAACAACCAGCGCTAGTGCTTCAAAGCGAAGTAGACTCCCTTGCTAGCCCTGAAGTAGGGCGTTATATCCATACGCAAATGCCTCATAGCACACTGCGTGTTATGGCAAGCGAGGGGCACTGTATCCACATGACGCATCCAGAGCTTGTCGCTCGGGAAATTAACGCCTGGTTAGAGGGTAGGCGTTAA
- a CDS encoding sensor domain-containing protein, protein MVTSNLFSLDDFPIGCMVTDYKRRILYSNRYLEQYHGYSTNDLLGADLFVLLSKASQIMYDTYIVPILVREKQCDEIRLSMVTRSTSTLPIVVSVLCDDSANERIFWSVSSSSRSDQLFQELTETKKLLEQKVSLLRTLSDTDQLTGLPNRAALTKHLDQKIIDLQKNDMAFALAFVDLDGFKEVNDRYGHHMGDKILQLVAKRLASNLRSDDLIARFGGDEFVIFLNGRFSAGLVEESLSRLINKLSEPFDIDSVLLKLSASIGVTLYPQSEEVEPDQLIRQADQAMYQAKVSGKNQICLFNVGNEQVQKGKQSELNAIRAAMSADQFELYFQPKINMLTGRVIGAEALIRWNHPSEGLKEPATFLPVLNNTSTGVELGRWVITSALRQLQEWLQQGLDLHVSVNIDGYHLQHSQFLCDLSHILADFPDLPKQRLELEVLETSTIEDVSHVYSVLNACRMMGIRISLDDFGTGYSSLSHLRDLSVDTLKIDRSFVQNMLSSAGDLAILKGVIGFAGAFECDLVAEGVETLQHSQQLIELGCECGQGYFIARPMPAHAFKPWVEEWHQYAFKKQFKRHR, encoded by the coding sequence ATGGTGACATCTAACTTATTTTCGCTTGATGATTTCCCAATAGGGTGCATGGTTACCGACTATAAGCGTCGGATTCTCTATAGTAATCGCTATCTTGAACAATATCACGGTTATTCAACGAACGATTTGTTAGGCGCCGATTTGTTCGTTTTGTTGAGCAAAGCGTCACAGATTATGTATGACACTTATATAGTGCCTATTTTAGTTCGGGAAAAGCAGTGCGACGAAATACGGCTTTCAATGGTGACTCGTTCTACAAGTACCCTACCAATCGTGGTGAGTGTGCTTTGCGATGATAGTGCTAATGAGCGTATTTTCTGGAGTGTTAGTAGTTCTAGCCGGTCTGACCAGTTATTTCAGGAGTTGACGGAAACTAAAAAGCTTCTTGAGCAGAAGGTCTCTTTGCTACGTACTTTATCAGATACCGATCAGTTGACCGGTTTGCCTAACCGCGCCGCTTTGACCAAGCACCTTGATCAGAAAATCATTGATTTACAGAAAAATGATATGGCGTTTGCGCTTGCATTTGTTGACCTGGATGGCTTTAAAGAGGTGAATGATCGCTATGGTCACCATATGGGCGATAAAATTCTTCAATTAGTAGCCAAACGCTTGGCTAGCAATTTAAGAAGCGACGATTTAATTGCGCGTTTTGGTGGTGATGAGTTTGTTATTTTTTTAAATGGACGCTTCAGTGCCGGTTTAGTCGAAGAGTCACTTTCTCGACTGATTAATAAACTTTCAGAACCCTTTGATATAGATTCTGTGTTGTTAAAGCTCTCTGCCAGCATAGGCGTTACCCTCTATCCGCAATCGGAAGAGGTAGAGCCTGACCAGTTGATTCGTCAGGCCGATCAGGCGATGTATCAAGCAAAGGTGTCAGGCAAAAATCAGATTTGTTTATTTAATGTGGGTAATGAACAAGTCCAAAAAGGCAAACAATCAGAGTTAAATGCTATTAGAGCTGCGATGAGTGCTGATCAGTTTGAACTTTATTTCCAGCCCAAAATTAATATGCTCACGGGGAGGGTGATTGGGGCTGAAGCACTCATACGCTGGAACCACCCTAGTGAAGGATTAAAAGAACCCGCCACTTTTTTACCTGTGCTGAATAATACGTCGACCGGCGTGGAACTGGGGCGATGGGTTATCACTAGCGCACTTCGCCAGCTTCAGGAGTGGCTTCAGCAAGGCCTGGATTTACATGTCAGTGTCAATATCGATGGATATCACTTGCAGCATTCCCAATTTCTCTGCGATTTAAGCCACATACTTGCGGATTTTCCTGATTTACCAAAACAGCGACTTGAGCTTGAGGTGTTGGAAACAAGCACTATTGAGGATGTTAGCCATGTTTACTCGGTGCTCAATGCTTGCCGTATGATGGGAATCCGCATCTCATTAGATGACTTTGGTACCGGGTACTCCTCTTTAAGCCATCTTAGAGATCTATCAGTTGATACACTAAAAATTGATCGTAGTTTCGTTCAAAATATGCTGTCTAGCGCTGGAGATTTAGCGATTCTTAAAGGTGTTATTGGTTTTGCAGGCGCATTCGAATGTGATTTGGTCGCTGAAGGCGTTGAAACGCTTCAACATAGCCAACAGCTTATTGAGCTTGGCTGCGAATGTGGGCAAGGATATTTTATTGCCCGCCCAATGCCCGCTCATGCTTTCAAACCCTGGGTTGAAGAGTGGCATCAGTACGCGTTTAAAAAGCAATTCAAACGTCATCGATAG
- the ccoG gene encoding cytochrome c oxidase accessory protein CcoG has protein sequence MTQRIPLQNLTAEAAVEHHSPSSNDARHQPSSNNPSNNKPPKLGHIYVREIGGFFQRIRRCSNWLLMALYFVLPWINWGNRPLIWFDLSAQEFHIFAATFYPQDFILLTWILVLCAFGLFLITVAAGRVWCGYSCPQSVWTFLFIWFEHRLEGPRHRRIRRDNAPRTFDTFLRKTAKHTAWLLIALATGIAFVGYFTPIRALVVDFVSLNAHPWALFWIGFFTVFTYLNAGWLRHQVCLHMCPYSRFQSAMFDANTLIVSYDAARGEPRRNHHQKGVEASSVGDCIDCELCVQVCPTGIDIRDGLQYECIGCAACIDACDSVMARINKPLGLVRYTTERALEGKETRFWRPQLIAYAVALLSMVVLLVGFLNTRVPIDVDVARDRQALFETTEGGRIVNYYNVTLRNQDTDPHRYVLTASGLPGLRLQGMETIDVEANETRRLRVALSADERVLTQPSHPIELRFTSQEEPSVTRVSETRFLGPSR, from the coding sequence ATGACGCAACGCATTCCATTGCAAAACCTAACCGCTGAGGCAGCGGTTGAACACCACTCGCCTTCATCTAATGATGCCCGTCATCAGCCTTCTAGTAACAATCCGTCCAATAATAAGCCACCCAAGCTTGGGCATATTTATGTGCGAGAAATTGGTGGTTTTTTTCAACGCATCCGGCGCTGCTCAAACTGGTTGTTAATGGCGCTGTATTTTGTCTTGCCATGGATTAATTGGGGGAACCGGCCGCTGATATGGTTTGATCTTTCTGCGCAAGAGTTCCATATTTTTGCGGCGACGTTTTACCCACAAGACTTTATCTTGCTCACCTGGATCTTGGTATTGTGCGCGTTTGGCCTGTTTTTGATCACGGTAGCGGCGGGTCGCGTGTGGTGTGGCTACAGCTGCCCGCAAAGCGTTTGGACCTTTCTGTTTATCTGGTTTGAGCATCGCTTGGAAGGGCCTCGGCACCGTCGCATACGTCGTGATAACGCGCCGCGCACCTTTGACACGTTTTTGCGCAAAACCGCTAAACATACGGCTTGGCTGCTGATCGCACTGGCAACGGGGATCGCCTTTGTCGGTTACTTCACGCCGATTAGAGCGTTGGTGGTAGATTTTGTCAGCTTGAATGCGCATCCCTGGGCGCTATTTTGGATCGGCTTCTTCACGGTTTTTACGTATTTGAATGCGGGTTGGCTACGCCACCAAGTATGCCTCCATATGTGTCCTTACTCGCGTTTTCAATCGGCAATGTTCGATGCTAATACACTGATTGTTTCTTATGATGCTGCGCGTGGTGAACCTCGTCGTAATCATCATCAAAAGGGTGTTGAGGCCTCCAGTGTTGGTGACTGCATCGATTGTGAGCTGTGTGTTCAAGTATGCCCAACAGGTATCGATATTCGTGATGGACTGCAGTACGAATGCATTGGCTGTGCCGCGTGTATTGATGCCTGTGACAGCGTCATGGCACGCATTAATAAACCGCTTGGCCTCGTGCGATATACCACGGAGCGTGCATTGGAGGGGAAAGAGACTCGTTTCTGGCGTCCTCAGCTAATCGCTTACGCAGTGGCGCTGCTCTCCATGGTGGTGCTGTTAGTTGGCTTCTTGAATACTCGAGTGCCCATTGATGTGGATGTTGCGCGAGACCGCCAAGCGTTGTTTGAAACTACCGAAGGTGGGCGCATCGTCAACTACTACAATGTAACGTTGCGCAATCAAGATACTGATCCTCACCGCTATGTGTTAACGGCATCAGGCTTGCCAGGGCTGCGCTTACAAGGCATGGAAACCATTGACGTAGAGGCTAACGAGACTCGTCGCTTACGAGTTGCTCTCAGCGCCGATGAGCGTGTTTTGACTCAACCCAGCCACCCCATTGAGCTGCGCTTTACATCGCAGGAAGAACCATCGGTAACGCGTGTTAGTGAAACGCGTTTCCTGGGGCCGTCGAGATAA
- the mapR gene encoding GntR family transcriptional regulator MpaR (MapR regulates genes involved in Pseudomonas quinolone signal (PQS) production and anthranilate metabolism) — translation MKRYERFADEIATLIRQGVLGPGERIPSVRQASRHHGISPSTVFQAYYLLENRGLITARARSGYFVREHARRLLGEPRVTLQPTDPAEVEVSELVFSVLDSLQDDRTVPFGSAFPSPELFPLSRLSTSMTRGLRELSPQQVVADMTTGHVDLCRQIALRYMLGGIQLPMEELVITNGAMEALNLALQCVTQPGDLVAVESPAFYASLQVLERLKLRAVEIPVHPREGIDLDVLAERLTSLPIKACWFMSHLQNPLGASLSNERKQTLYQLLKQHQVPMLEDDVYAELYFGSTPPTPVKAFDDEGLVIHCSSFSKCLAPGYRVGWVAGGRYADAISRLKLMTTISPSIPSQAAIADYLQHGGYDRHLRKLRHALEAQQGSMLASADRYFPTQTRITRPDGGYFLWVEFPEKVDSLRLFNLALDHGVSLAPGPIFSATQQFRHCVRLSYGHPWTARSERGMETLGQLLTLF, via the coding sequence ATGAAACGTTACGAACGATTTGCCGATGAGATAGCCACGCTGATTCGTCAGGGCGTGCTTGGTCCTGGGGAGCGGATTCCGTCTGTTCGCCAGGCCAGCCGCCACCATGGGATCAGCCCATCCACGGTGTTTCAGGCGTACTACCTACTCGAAAATCGCGGCCTTATCACAGCACGAGCACGCTCAGGCTATTTTGTTCGTGAACATGCTCGGCGCTTGCTGGGCGAGCCACGTGTGACGCTGCAACCCACCGATCCAGCGGAAGTAGAAGTCAGTGAGCTAGTGTTCTCGGTACTCGACTCACTGCAGGATGATCGAACGGTGCCCTTTGGGTCCGCCTTCCCAAGCCCTGAGCTTTTCCCGCTTTCGCGGCTGAGCACCAGCATGACACGTGGTCTGCGCGAGCTTTCTCCTCAGCAGGTAGTGGCCGACATGACCACCGGGCATGTCGACCTGTGCCGACAAATCGCTCTCCGCTACATGCTGGGAGGAATTCAGCTACCAATGGAAGAGCTAGTGATTACCAATGGCGCGATGGAAGCGCTCAACTTAGCCCTTCAATGCGTGACCCAACCTGGCGACTTAGTGGCGGTTGAGTCCCCGGCGTTTTATGCCAGCCTGCAAGTATTGGAGCGGCTAAAACTGCGTGCAGTGGAGATTCCAGTGCATCCACGCGAGGGTATCGACCTTGATGTGTTAGCAGAGCGGTTGACGTCGCTACCTATCAAAGCCTGCTGGTTTATGAGCCATCTGCAAAACCCGCTCGGCGCCAGCCTAAGCAATGAACGAAAACAGACCCTTTATCAACTATTAAAGCAGCACCAAGTCCCCATGCTAGAGGATGATGTGTATGCCGAGCTGTACTTTGGCAGCACACCGCCTACCCCAGTGAAAGCGTTTGATGATGAGGGGTTAGTCATTCATTGCAGCTCTTTCTCGAAATGCTTGGCGCCTGGTTATCGCGTTGGCTGGGTAGCGGGGGGACGCTACGCCGACGCTATTTCACGACTGAAGTTAATGACGACTATTTCGCCTTCCATTCCCTCGCAGGCAGCCATTGCCGACTATTTACAGCACGGCGGCTATGACCGTCACTTACGTAAACTCCGCCACGCTCTAGAAGCCCAACAAGGCAGTATGCTGGCGTCTGCAGATCGCTACTTCCCCACCCAAACACGTATCACTCGCCCTGATGGCGGCTACTTTTTGTGGGTAGAGTTTCCTGAAAAAGTGGATTCACTACGCTTATTTAACCTAGCGCTCGACCATGGTGTTAGCTTGGCGCCAGGCCCCATTTTTTCCGCAACTCAGCAGTTCCGGCATTGCGTACGCTTAAGCTATGGCCACCCGTGGACAGCACGCAGCGAGCGGGGCATGGAAACCCTGGGGCAGCTATTAACTCTTTTTTAA
- a CDS encoding DUF2474 family protein, with product MEPLAKRLGWLMTIWFSSVCVLLLLSLGIKFMMELVGLTS from the coding sequence ATAGAACCACTCGCGAAGCGCTTAGGCTGGTTAATGACCATTTGGTTTTCGAGCGTTTGTGTTCTATTACTGCTTTCACTAGGAATTAAGTTCATGATGGAGCTAGTGGGCTTAACCAGCTAA
- a CDS encoding sensor domain-containing protein: MPVDLQALYPKLVHLMLDTVFVVDKDSRILFVSDACESLLGYRADELNSTLITNYMHPDDLALTQASIVRVMSGQHHVDFRNRYLRKDGSTVHILWSARWYEDEEVRIGVARDVTALMQAEEELRFLAHHDPLTKLTNRVLFYDRLLSGLSAARRHKSCLALLFLDINDFKLINDTYGHAIGDGVLCTVARRLESCLRETDTVARMGGDEFTVLLTDIQSMEAVTRKIDQILTVMAEPLGAEFGEISMPSCSIGVACYPADGDDADTLLRHADSAMYRVKKLR; this comes from the coding sequence ATGCCCGTTGACCTGCAAGCGCTCTATCCCAAACTAGTGCACCTGATGCTGGACACTGTCTTCGTGGTCGATAAAGACAGTCGGATACTCTTTGTGAGTGATGCCTGTGAGTCACTACTTGGTTACCGTGCCGATGAACTGAACAGCACGTTAATCACCAACTACATGCATCCTGACGACCTCGCGCTTACACAAGCATCCATTGTGCGGGTCATGAGCGGTCAGCACCATGTTGATTTCCGCAACCGCTACCTCCGCAAGGATGGTAGCACTGTGCACATATTATGGTCAGCTCGCTGGTATGAAGACGAGGAAGTTCGCATCGGCGTTGCCCGAGACGTGACAGCCCTGATGCAAGCCGAAGAAGAATTACGCTTCCTTGCCCATCACGATCCACTGACGAAACTAACGAATAGGGTACTTTTCTACGATCGGCTACTGTCAGGTTTAAGCGCGGCTCGTCGCCATAAGAGCTGCCTCGCGCTGCTCTTTCTGGATATTAATGACTTCAAGCTGATTAACGATACCTATGGGCATGCCATAGGCGATGGGGTGCTCTGCACGGTGGCTCGACGACTGGAAAGTTGCCTGCGTGAAACGGATACCGTCGCGCGGATGGGTGGTGATGAATTCACTGTTTTGCTGACAGACATCCAATCGATGGAAGCTGTCACACGCAAGATAGATCAAATTCTCACCGTCATGGCCGAGCCGCTGGGCGCAGAATTCGGTGAAATCAGCATGCCGTCTTGCAGTATCGGTGTGGCTTGCTATCCCGCCGATGGGGACGATGCTGATACGCTGCTTCGGCATGCTGATAGTGCAATGTACAGAGTCAAAAAGCTTCGTTAA
- a CDS encoding MFS transporter, whose translation MRTLSNIGFALFGAALVAISYGLARFAFGLFVPSIGAELELTAYLVGIIGALPFISFVLATLFAPLAADRLGARNLAVLSGGFGVAGLVLISQSSGALSLGVGVFICGICTGLMMPALTAAMQALVSRTMHGRVSSIMNAGTSIGIIVAVPTVVFLADAWRFTYTSFAVLAGLGVVAAWYFIPSVSRVVPANAAPPPPITRLQWSRLIRLSLFAFAMGFVSSPFWLFAPDLAVTLGGLPPHQTGWLWFAVGLAGLGGAVVSDLADRNNPPITQALMLMMLSSSLVLLAASPSQLVLAMFSAMVFGLAYMSLTGLYLMTGIRLLPGRLSMGPVLPFMACALGQAAGSPVVGILVDGFGYAYAFSIFSVIGIVVAIISPAYPGHIDYWADWTEESAEEELGQEEQPSAEETGLQAAYDHQLLDENGEPIEEPVTEESNVS comes from the coding sequence ATGAGGACCTTGTCGAATATAGGGTTTGCCCTATTTGGTGCAGCGCTGGTGGCGATTAGTTATGGGCTTGCGCGCTTTGCGTTTGGCTTATTTGTACCTTCTATTGGCGCTGAACTAGAGCTGACCGCGTACTTGGTTGGTATTATCGGGGCGCTGCCGTTTATTAGTTTTGTATTGGCCACGCTGTTTGCACCACTTGCAGCAGATCGGCTCGGTGCGCGTAATTTGGCGGTGCTATCGGGTGGGTTCGGTGTGGCCGGCCTTGTCTTGATAAGTCAGTCGTCTGGCGCCTTATCGCTCGGTGTGGGTGTGTTTATCTGCGGGATTTGCACTGGTCTGATGATGCCCGCTCTGACTGCTGCTATGCAGGCGTTGGTGAGCCGAACAATGCATGGTCGCGTTAGCTCTATTATGAATGCAGGCACCAGTATTGGCATTATTGTAGCAGTGCCGACGGTTGTGTTCTTGGCGGATGCTTGGCGCTTTACCTACACTAGCTTTGCTGTTCTTGCAGGCTTGGGTGTCGTTGCAGCCTGGTACTTTATCCCTTCGGTCTCTCGGGTGGTGCCAGCGAATGCAGCGCCGCCGCCGCCAATCACGCGGCTACAGTGGTCGCGCCTTATCCGGCTTTCGCTCTTTGCTTTCGCTATGGGGTTTGTGTCATCGCCGTTCTGGCTTTTTGCCCCTGATTTGGCCGTTACCCTTGGCGGGTTGCCTCCCCATCAAACCGGTTGGCTTTGGTTTGCCGTAGGACTTGCTGGGCTTGGAGGAGCCGTAGTGAGTGATTTGGCTGACCGCAATAACCCTCCTATTACGCAAGCATTAATGCTGATGATGCTGTCTTCAAGCTTGGTGCTGCTTGCTGCCAGTCCTAGTCAGTTAGTGTTGGCGATGTTTTCCGCTATGGTATTTGGCCTGGCTTACATGAGCTTAACGGGACTATATCTGATGACAGGCATTCGGCTATTGCCGGGGCGGCTTTCCATGGGGCCCGTACTGCCTTTCATGGCCTGTGCGCTTGGGCAGGCAGCAGGGTCTCCGGTTGTTGGTATATTGGTGGATGGGTTTGGTTACGCCTATGCGTTTTCGATATTTTCGGTTATCGGCATTGTGGTGGCGATTATATCGCCAGCGTATCCTGGTCATATTGATTACTGGGCAGACTGGACGGAAGAGAGTGCAGAGGAAGAACTAGGGCAAGAGGAGCAACCCTCTGCTGAAGAGACTGGTCTTCAGGCAGCATATGACCATCAACTGCTGGATGAGAATGGTGAGCCCATTGAAGAGCCTGTAACTGAAGAGTCTAATGTCTCATGA
- a CDS encoding cold-shock protein: MATGTVKWFNDTKGFGFISPEVSGDDLFAHFSEIQADGFKSLQDGQKVSFDVTQGQKGLQASNIKVVE; encoded by the coding sequence ATGGCAACTGGTACCGTAAAGTGGTTTAACGACACTAAAGGCTTCGGCTTTATTTCTCCTGAAGTTAGCGGCGACGATCTGTTCGCACACTTCTCCGAAATTCAAGCTGATGGCTTTAAATCCCTGCAAGACGGTCAGAAGGTTTCTTTTGACGTCACTCAGGGCCAAAAAGGCCTTCAAGCTTCTAATATCAAGGTTGTGGAATAA